One Desulfuromonadales bacterium genomic window carries:
- a CDS encoding GTP-binding protein: protein MGKAKFERTKPHVNIGTIGHVDHGKTTLTAAITKVMASKGLAQFKA, encoded by the coding sequence ATGGGTAAAGCTAAATTCGAAAGAACCAAGCCTCACGTCAATATCGGGACGATCGGTCACGTCGACCACGGCAAGACCACGCTGACCGCCGCCATTACCAAGGTCATGGCGTCCAAGGGTCTGGCCCAGTTCAAGGCCTT